From a region of the uncultured Desulfovibrio sp. genome:
- a CDS encoding SDR family NAD(P)-dependent oxidoreductase, with the protein MAYEHDGKNYLIIGASSGIGESIAIQLARDGASLAMLARRKDCMEQVRQSLTPGSHQIYPFDVSNLVDIDRMVGTITADYPSISGCVYCAGVGDTSRLRDLSSERLHYVMQVNFYAFVEFVRCLVRRKKKESEMRIVAISSLASICNDKYFTPYAASKAALDASVRCLARELASKKVTINSIRPGVVNVARLSALDELTGGLDEEIKRNGYQPLGLIPPEDIASMVSYLLSDSARFITGSNIPFNGGAAC; encoded by the coding sequence ATGGCTTATGAGCATGACGGCAAAAATTATTTGATTATTGGTGCTTCGTCCGGCATAGGTGAAAGCATTGCCATTCAACTTGCCAGAGATGGTGCTTCCCTGGCAATGCTGGCCCGCCGAAAAGATTGCATGGAGCAAGTGCGGCAATCGCTGACGCCAGGCTCACACCAAATCTATCCCTTTGATGTTTCAAATCTTGTTGATATTGATCGAATGGTGGGCACGATAACTGCTGATTACCCCAGCATTAGTGGCTGCGTCTATTGTGCTGGAGTCGGAGATACCTCGAGATTGAGAGATCTTAGTTCTGAACGCCTTCACTACGTGATGCAGGTTAATTTTTACGCTTTCGTAGAATTTGTGCGCTGTCTCGTGCGCAGGAAAAAGAAAGAATCGGAAATGCGGATTGTTGCCATTTCTTCGTTGGCAAGCATTTGTAATGACAAATACTTCACACCTTACGCTGCGTCCAAGGCTGCGTTGGATGCGTCAGTACGCTGCCTGGCGCGTGAATTAGCTTCTAAAAAAGTTACCATTAATAGTATACGACCCGGCGTCGTCAATGTTGCACGGCTGAGCGCCTTAGATGAACTGACAGGTGGGCTTGACGAAGAAATTAAGAGAAATGGGTATCAGCCACTTGGACTAATACCCCCAGAAGATATTGCCTCTATGGTGTCCTATTTATTGTCGGATTCAGCGCGATTTATTACCGGGTCCAACATTCCCTTTAATGGCGGTGCCGCGTGCTAA
- a CDS encoding acyl carrier protein, which translates to MNEKEKLAALEEMMEMDEGTLSPEASLSEIEEWDSLAALSYVVFMSDEFGRKMSGAQVRSFKTVKDILDTMELEA; encoded by the coding sequence ATGAACGAGAAGGAAAAGCTGGCAGCCCTGGAAGAGATGATGGAAATGGACGAAGGTACGCTGAGTCCTGAAGCCTCTCTTTCAGAAATTGAAGAATGGGATTCTTTGGCTGCATTGTCATATGTTGTTTTTATGAGTGACGAGTTTGGAAGAAAAATGAGCGGAGCACAGGTGCGTTCATTTAAAACAGTTAAGGACATTCTTGATACCATGGAACTGGAGGCATGA
- a CDS encoding ketoacyl-ACP synthase III, with product MPAVFEFDNVRIAALACAVPSFVQVIEPEKSANPEYVHSFQKQTGILQRHISLTEQTSTDLAYGAAIKAMEKAGWDEKSIDAVVFLSQTPDFNPGTGNAFIMHYRLNLSKDAMAYDITLGCSSFPSGLATCASLLQQKNIQRILMLSGDAQWQYYNDVSALLADQSFIHGEGITALLLEKKSGYNMRIALHTDGSGYRFLFNPIGGVRNAWRHKQYVSLSNGIETYCDGKNNYMDGLEITMFSTTTVVDSIKNFIARYNTAIEDYDGLVLHQANLQILKTIARRLKVPMDKVPLSVDRFANTSGASTSLTLVDAYANCAKEKLRLLTCAFGIGLSWGIAEISLEPAVIVPMFNYDGRFEDALVNEVQ from the coding sequence ATGCCTGCCGTTTTTGAATTTGATAATGTCCGTATAGCAGCGCTTGCCTGTGCAGTGCCATCTTTTGTTCAAGTTATAGAGCCTGAAAAAAGTGCAAACCCTGAATATGTGCATAGTTTTCAAAAACAAACAGGGATATTGCAACGCCATATATCTCTTACAGAGCAAACGAGCACAGACTTAGCTTATGGTGCTGCAATAAAAGCCATGGAAAAAGCAGGATGGGATGAAAAAAGCATTGATGCTGTTGTCTTTCTATCTCAAACCCCTGATTTTAATCCTGGTACTGGTAATGCTTTTATAATGCATTACAGATTGAATTTGTCTAAGGATGCAATGGCATATGATATCACACTGGGTTGCTCGAGTTTTCCCAGCGGTCTTGCGACTTGTGCTTCATTACTCCAGCAAAAAAATATACAGCGTATTTTGATGCTTTCTGGTGATGCCCAGTGGCAATATTATAATGATGTAAGCGCCTTGCTTGCTGACCAGAGTTTTATTCATGGAGAAGGAATAACAGCGCTGCTTTTAGAAAAGAAAAGCGGCTATAATATGCGAATTGCTTTGCATACTGATGGCTCAGGATATCGCTTTTTATTTAATCCAATAGGAGGAGTGCGCAACGCCTGGCGCCACAAGCAGTATGTCTCGCTGTCAAATGGTATTGAAACATATTGTGATGGCAAAAATAATTATATGGATGGGCTTGAAATTACAATGTTTTCAACGACAACAGTTGTCGACAGTATAAAAAATTTTATTGCGCGATATAATACTGCAATTGAAGACTATGATGGATTGGTACTGCATCAGGCAAATCTGCAAATTTTGAAAACTATTGCACGGCGTTTAAAAGTTCCTATGGATAAAGTTCCATTATCTGTAGACCGTTTTGCAAATACTAGTGGCGCATCGACTTCGCTGACGCTAGTTGATGCTTACGCAAATTGTGCGAAAGAAAAACTTCGGCTGCTTACTTGTGCTTTTGGAATAGGCCTCTCTTGGGGGATTGCAGAAATCTCGCTTGAGCCAGCAGTTATAGTCCCCATGTTCAACTATGATGGAAGATTTGAAGACGCGTTGGTGAATGAGGTGCAATAA
- a CDS encoding alpha/beta hydrolase family protein, which translates to MIKLQMTIASLTLYRPVKVNIVLPYGHLAGNPPYKALWLLHPAMEDENFFLDKLSMLGEADRQDIALISPGLGNGYFLNSCIEQQSDFLSDELLPCIQANFQISSSPQDNFLIGISMGAFGATLWGVKKPDTFSAIAAISGVYDPRLPLDERALKDRTIRPFIKILGEKVMNRLMLDEQGQLRPGADIESLLMHKTPNSSRFNFMCGDRDYLSLAQTKNMAAVCQRYGLDVSTEVSPGLHNLDYWLSAVKNAINWISNFES; encoded by the coding sequence ATGATAAAGTTGCAGATGACAATAGCTTCGCTTACTCTTTATAGACCTGTAAAGGTCAATATTGTTCTTCCATACGGACATTTGGCTGGGAATCCGCCGTACAAGGCTTTGTGGCTCTTGCATCCTGCCATGGAAGATGAAAATTTTTTTTTAGATAAGCTGTCGATGTTAGGTGAAGCTGATAGGCAAGATATAGCATTAATTTCCCCAGGATTGGGGAATGGTTATTTTTTGAATTCTTGCATTGAACAGCAATCTGATTTTCTTAGCGATGAATTACTTCCTTGTATTCAGGCAAATTTTCAGATTTCTTCTTCCCCTCAGGATAATTTTTTGATTGGCATCTCAATGGGGGCTTTTGGGGCAACCCTTTGGGGTGTGAAGAAACCTGATACTTTCTCAGCTATTGCTGCCATTTCAGGCGTTTATGATCCTAGATTGCCTTTGGATGAAAGGGCGCTGAAAGACAGGACTATACGTCCTTTTATCAAGATTCTGGGTGAAAAAGTTATGAATAGGCTCATGCTTGATGAGCAAGGGCAATTACGGCCGGGAGCAGATATTGAGAGTCTATTAATGCACAAGACGCCCAACAGTTCGCGTTTTAATTTTATGTGCGGCGATAGAGATTATCTTAGTCTAGCACAAACAAAAAACATGGCTGCCGTGTGTCAAAGGTATGGGCTTGACGTTAGCACTGAGGTTAGCCCCGGTCTGCATAATTTGGATTACTGGCTTAGTGCGGTGAAAAATGCAATAAATTGGATTTCAAACTTTGAGAGCTAG
- a CDS encoding SDR family NAD(P)-dependent oxidoreductase, which produces MAYTFITGATSGLGEAAAKLIAKERDCILLGRDLDRLKAVGDFCTQFGHNVLLFPYDLLEVEALGGTVKAFLNDHAVNVESFVHFAGMTELLPMSKTKYSVGLQVMKVNYFSACEIISTLLKRKVNGEALKNIVLVSSIAAAIGAKHQPHYCASKGAINSLVSALARDLAPQIRVNAISPGSFQTRMWDTPLLQPISADSWNPSLLSPGQPVQVATVVNFLLSNNASYITGANIHVDGGEHLRF; this is translated from the coding sequence ATGGCCTATACTTTTATCACTGGTGCGACATCTGGTTTAGGAGAAGCAGCTGCAAAGTTGATCGCTAAGGAGCGAGATTGCATTCTGCTTGGTCGAGATCTCGATAGATTAAAGGCGGTTGGTGATTTCTGCACTCAGTTTGGGCACAATGTTCTGCTTTTTCCTTATGACTTGCTTGAAGTTGAAGCTTTAGGGGGGACAGTCAAAGCCTTTTTAAACGATCATGCTGTTAATGTAGAGTCTTTTGTTCATTTTGCTGGTATGACCGAACTTTTACCCATGTCTAAGACAAAATATTCAGTTGGCCTGCAGGTCATGAAAGTTAATTATTTTTCAGCATGTGAAATTATCAGTACATTGCTCAAGCGCAAAGTTAATGGTGAAGCTCTTAAAAATATTGTTCTTGTGAGTAGTATTGCTGCAGCAATCGGGGCGAAACATCAACCCCATTACTGTGCCAGCAAGGGAGCAATTAATTCATTAGTTTCTGCTCTTGCCCGTGACCTAGCACCGCAGATTCGTGTTAATGCGATTTCGCCTGGTTCTTTTCAAACACGGATGTGGGATACTCCTTTGCTGCAGCCTATATCTGCAGATAGTTGGAATCCCTCTCTACTTTCGCCTGGGCAACCCGTTCAGGTGGCAACTGTTGTTAACTTTTTATTGTCAAATAATGCTTCGTACATTACAGGCGCAAATATCCACGTCGATGGTGGTGAGCATCTGCGGTTTTAA
- a CDS encoding bifunctional 2-polyprenyl-6-hydroxyphenol methylase/3-demethylubiquinol 3-O-methyltransferase UbiG, with the protein MRSNHLAYTWKGVTTYVYTYILVTDKFSIEDIGAAQASGKKIVLWGWRPESFAVVCALKHAGISVDIACDVQQYEADFDFMGISVVNYKEILRDVNSYFFIVALRDYAEHVSVIKLLLYQGVDEFGIVYDSFSKDFNGNNLMQKAFFDSINEVFSPINFLGNWNEIANIRRASLEGAGYWDFLYMWIYRFFKKKSGIKYLEVGAGIGIMSLSLKKLMDIDVTWITIPNEEQLWAEWRRESSANLLKKYDIKTINGFIELDSFSGQYDIIVCAQVMEHFIYNPVNSMKKLRNLLTDNGYLFVSVPQEIVHHNVDSYREMPYPDDLSEEQRNRRMVINNFGHFHEYSYDEAISVFTDSGFDCIGYKWASPIHHFMLRKNVGNVSDNSIVPRISQ; encoded by the coding sequence ATGAGAAGTAATCATCTCGCCTACACATGGAAAGGCGTTACAACATATGTTTACACATATATTCTTGTGACAGACAAATTTTCCATTGAAGATATTGGGGCCGCGCAGGCGAGCGGGAAAAAAATTGTTCTCTGGGGATGGAGGCCTGAGTCTTTTGCTGTGGTTTGCGCACTAAAACATGCGGGAATTTCTGTTGATATTGCTTGTGACGTGCAGCAGTATGAGGCTGATTTTGACTTTATGGGTATCAGTGTTGTCAATTACAAAGAGATTCTTAGAGATGTAAATTCATATTTTTTTATAGTAGCCTTGCGTGATTATGCAGAGCATGTCTCAGTGATAAAACTATTGCTATACCAGGGAGTTGACGAGTTTGGGATTGTATATGATTCTTTTTCCAAAGATTTTAACGGTAATAATTTAATGCAAAAAGCTTTTTTTGATTCTATTAATGAAGTTTTCTCACCTATTAATTTTTTGGGAAACTGGAATGAAATAGCGAATATCCGCAGAGCTTCTCTCGAAGGGGCGGGGTATTGGGACTTTTTATATATGTGGATTTATAGATTTTTTAAAAAGAAGAGCGGTATTAAATATCTGGAAGTCGGTGCAGGCATTGGAATAATGTCTTTGAGTTTGAAAAAGCTTATGGACATTGATGTTACATGGATTACGATCCCTAATGAAGAGCAGCTTTGGGCTGAGTGGCGAAGAGAATCTTCTGCTAATCTGCTGAAAAAATATGATATTAAAACCATCAATGGCTTCATTGAGCTCGATAGCTTTAGCGGGCAATATGACATAATCGTTTGCGCACAGGTAATGGAACATTTTATATATAATCCTGTAAACAGCATGAAAAAATTAAGAAATTTGCTTACGGATAATGGTTATCTCTTTGTGAGTGTTCCCCAGGAAATTGTACACCACAACGTAGATAGTTATCGAGAAATGCCTTACCCAGATGATCTTTCAGAAGAGCAACGGAATAGAAGAATGGTCATCAATAACTTTGGACACTTTCATGAATACTCGTATGATGAAGCCATAAGCGTATTCACAGATAGTGGGTTTGATTGCATAGGATATAAATGGGCTTCTCCCATACATCATTTTATGCTGCGCAAGAATGTTGGCAATGTATCTGATAATTCAATTGTCCCTAGGATCAGTCAATGA
- a CDS encoding radical SAM/SPASM domain-containing protein: MLNCTNQLMSSVQTCEPPISSVFLELTSRCNMNCSFCPIGVLKRKKQDMAHENVLKVLDELKGIPCDITFHTLGEPFLNPRFDEYLTICDQNDIHYWITTNGLLLTASKQQQLFRHKNLRLVEISLHTISDRSMSLRGVNISFAEYLKKIKNIVFSKERFENNIQIRLDVMYDLHLFYDKLWKGFSAEEWGAFQDVMEKWREELEQMYPEARERYANFYNGRKKIFSRGDHYLYRRREDIPNDLFHSLPEHITWLNWEVFPNFFVTLKKFFIFTPDAEYLQQSFGGECKINITPAYDFSCTFAHSLVILSNGDITFCCLDYEGVLSCGNIADMTLTEAVQSKNRRVVLSKPDSFEYCRNCKGKLEITSCTKETNNEK, from the coding sequence ATGTTGAATTGCACCAATCAGCTCATGTCAAGTGTACAAACCTGTGAGCCGCCTATTAGTAGCGTTTTTTTAGAGCTGACATCCCGGTGCAATATGAACTGTTCATTTTGCCCCATTGGGGTTCTTAAGCGAAAAAAGCAAGATATGGCCCATGAAAATGTTCTCAAGGTCCTTGATGAACTTAAAGGTATACCTTGTGATATTACTTTTCACACTCTTGGTGAGCCTTTTTTAAATCCGCGATTTGATGAATATCTCACAATATGTGATCAGAATGATATTCATTATTGGATTACGACTAATGGTTTGCTTTTAACAGCTTCCAAGCAGCAACAACTCTTTCGACATAAAAATTTGCGTCTTGTAGAAATCTCATTGCATACGATATCGGACCGCAGTATGTCGCTTAGAGGTGTAAATATTTCTTTCGCTGAATATTTGAAAAAAATAAAAAATATTGTTTTCAGTAAAGAACGATTTGAGAATAACATTCAGATAAGACTGGATGTTATGTATGATTTACATCTTTTTTATGATAAGTTGTGGAAGGGGTTTAGTGCAGAAGAATGGGGCGCTTTTCAGGATGTTATGGAAAAGTGGCGAGAAGAATTGGAACAGATGTACCCTGAAGCGAGAGAGCGTTATGCCAATTTTTATAATGGTAGAAAGAAAATTTTTTCTCGTGGAGATCACTATCTCTATCGAAGGAGAGAGGATATTCCCAATGACCTTTTTCACTCCTTGCCTGAACACATCACGTGGTTAAACTGGGAAGTTTTCCCCAACTTTTTTGTAACATTGAAGAAGTTTTTTATTTTTACCCCTGATGCCGAATATTTACAGCAGTCCTTTGGTGGTGAATGTAAGATTAATATAACACCTGCATATGATTTTTCATGTACATTTGCCCATAGTCTTGTCATTTTAAGTAATGGTGACATCACTTTTTGTTGCTTGGATTATGAAGGTGTTCTTTCTTGTGGTAATATAGCGGACATGACTCTCACGGAAGCTGTTCAATCAAAAAACAGGAGAGTTGTTTTGTCTAAACCTGATTCATTTGAGTATTGCCGAAATTGTAAAGGCAAACTTGAAATTACTTCCTGCACCAAAGAGACAAATAATGAGAAGTAA
- a CDS encoding amino acid adenylation domain-containing protein: MLPINISQYFDQRVQSCPEGVAIVDGEQRVTNKQLYVNSLVVAKQISHLLKKKNVIIAVYLPKSVQSVVANIGILYSANAYMNLDVKNPKERIQNIISQIRPCLIITSTAMKGTLPQNDIPLLLIDGLLSESGETREFADSEMQEILGLRKKIIDTDPLCVINTSGSTGTPKGVILNHRSFIDFTARVVELELVSGNEVVGSLSPLVFDIYSFELCMLMVMGSTLVLIPDALAAFPVRLLELLSRESVTFLFWVPTIMVNIANMDILNSVKLPALRMVWFAGEVFPTAKFNYWYKMLPQTTFINFYGPIEITLDCTYYVVNRPLHDDEPIPIGKPFPNTDVVIITDDGRRAKRGEEGELCVRGSSLSMGYYNDPEKTALAFVQNPLNTSYPELIYRTGDIVYENDFGDIVYKGRKDSMIKHHGYRIELPEIEHAVISTRGDIKNCCAIYDKAAQQIVLFFESANDIESSELKKSLLQQLPRYMLPSIYIRTSELPRNVNGKIDRLRLNDEAQLNHK; the protein is encoded by the coding sequence ATGTTGCCTATCAATATATCTCAATATTTTGATCAGCGGGTTCAATCTTGTCCTGAAGGCGTTGCTATTGTTGATGGCGAGCAGCGCGTTACAAACAAGCAATTATACGTTAATTCACTCGTTGTTGCTAAACAAATATCACATTTGCTGAAGAAAAAAAACGTCATAATTGCTGTTTATCTTCCTAAAAGCGTTCAATCTGTGGTGGCCAACATTGGTATTCTATACAGTGCGAATGCTTACATGAATCTTGATGTTAAAAATCCTAAAGAGCGCATTCAAAATATTATTTCTCAAATACGACCTTGTTTAATTATTACCTCCACAGCCATGAAGGGGACGTTGCCGCAGAATGATATCCCACTTCTTTTAATTGATGGTTTGCTTTCGGAGTCTGGCGAGACAAGAGAGTTTGCTGATTCAGAAATGCAAGAAATCCTTGGTTTGCGTAAAAAAATTATAGATACTGATCCGTTGTGCGTGATCAATACGTCTGGTTCTACGGGCACTCCTAAAGGTGTAATTTTAAACCACAGAAGTTTTATAGACTTTACGGCAAGAGTCGTTGAGTTGGAGCTTGTGAGTGGGAATGAGGTTGTGGGCAGTCTTTCACCACTGGTTTTTGATATATATAGCTTTGAACTGTGCATGCTTATGGTTATGGGAAGCACTCTTGTATTGATTCCTGATGCCTTGGCAGCATTTCCTGTTCGTTTGCTTGAGTTGTTGAGTCGAGAAAGCGTTACTTTTTTGTTTTGGGTGCCAACGATTATGGTCAACATTGCTAATATGGATATTTTGAACAGCGTTAAACTACCTGCACTTCGAATGGTCTGGTTTGCCGGAGAAGTGTTTCCTACGGCAAAATTTAATTATTGGTACAAAATGCTGCCTCAAACAACTTTTATTAATTTTTATGGTCCTATTGAGATAACGTTAGATTGTACATATTACGTTGTTAATCGTCCCTTGCATGATGATGAGCCGATTCCAATAGGAAAACCTTTTCCAAATACTGATGTCGTAATCATTACTGATGACGGGAGACGGGCTAAGCGCGGAGAAGAAGGCGAACTCTGCGTCCGCGGATCCTCATTATCAATGGGATACTACAATGATCCCGAAAAAACTGCATTAGCTTTTGTTCAAAATCCCCTTAATACTAGCTACCCTGAATTGATTTATAGAACTGGTGACATTGTATATGAAAATGATTTTGGTGATATTGTTTATAAGGGCAGAAAAGACAGCATGATCAAACATCATGGGTATCGAATTGAACTCCCTGAAATAGAACATGCAGTTATTAGTACAAGAGGTGATATTAAAAACTGTTGTGCTATTTACGATAAAGCTGCACAACAAATTGTCCTTTTTTTTGAATCTGCCAATGATATAGAAAGTAGCGAATTAAAAAAAAGCTTGTTACAGCAGTTGCCGCGCTACATGTTGCCTTCAATTTATATTCGTACTTCAGAGTTGCCACGCAACGTTAATGGCAAAATTGACAGACTCAGGTTAAACGATGAGGCTCAGCTTAACCATAAATAA
- a CDS encoding formyltransferase family protein yields the protein MKNMYDIIKVVGKGSLPVQCCQYLQQLGFKPVLLAEPAVGLPFAQVRAQRLGILVKPLSEASLEDDIGGRATLVLSINNTYVFHKDFVKKDHVEIINYHNALLPFHKGVHAEAWTIFNQDAATGITWHYVDANIDSGEIIFQEQMILDDEIKSFQLLRNQSQLAFYSFKKIIPAILSRSVATQKQTKIPINLVHFKCDRPNNGILQLHWPPHKIWAFLRAMDYGLLKTLGVPRIEYEERSFTWEKYIRSDQRYEKCFIRDRNMYLPCGIILLGVTQIASM from the coding sequence ATGAAAAATATGTATGATATTATTAAAGTAGTTGGCAAAGGAAGCTTGCCAGTTCAATGTTGTCAATATCTTCAACAGCTAGGTTTTAAACCTGTTTTGCTTGCTGAGCCTGCTGTTGGATTGCCCTTTGCCCAGGTACGCGCTCAGAGATTGGGAATATTGGTTAAGCCGTTGTCAGAGGCAAGCCTGGAAGATGATATCGGGGGACGGGCGACTCTCGTTCTTAGCATTAATAATACATATGTTTTTCATAAAGATTTTGTAAAAAAAGATCATGTTGAGATAATTAATTATCATAACGCACTGCTCCCATTTCATAAAGGTGTCCATGCTGAAGCTTGGACAATATTTAATCAAGATGCAGCCACTGGGATAACTTGGCATTATGTAGATGCAAATATTGATTCCGGTGAAATTATTTTTCAAGAGCAAATGATCCTCGATGATGAAATAAAATCATTTCAGCTACTTCGCAATCAATCCCAATTGGCGTTTTATTCTTTCAAAAAAATAATACCCGCAATACTTTCTCGTTCGGTAGCAACGCAAAAACAGACAAAAATACCTATTAATCTTGTGCATTTCAAGTGTGATCGCCCCAACAATGGCATCCTTCAGCTCCACTGGCCTCCCCATAAAATTTGGGCTTTTTTAAGAGCTATGGATTATGGGCTGCTTAAAACTTTAGGTGTTCCGCGCATTGAATATGAGGAAAGATCTTTTACTTGGGAAAAATACATTAGAAGTGACCAACGATATGAAAAGTGTTTTATTAGAGATAGAAACATGTATTTACCTTGCGGAATCATTTTATTAGGGGTGACACAGATTGCTTCTATGTAG
- a CDS encoding methyl-accepting chemotaxis protein → MSIKLKVLLLSIMGPALLAILVFAYAMQSIWNSEEEAVLDSAHAIVSMAESARLEMALKFNGIIKPLDEISRDRLVDAVPIITAIKMARQNADKLGYKFRVPKYSPRNPENTPNELERAALDKIKSQGLAELVVRQPNAIHYFKPIALTAECMYCHGDPKGAPDPIGGIKEGWKEGEIHGAFEIIYSLDDAVKRTQNAAVAIGTATIIILILIICAVWLIMRSSLVNPLLRLQTFARQVSEGELDTRPLGSFKAEMQALERSLTAMVARLKEKILFSEQKTAEAEESEARAQQHACEAAEARDDAIKSRASGMVEAANMLEGVVGSVTSASQEISAQVDQSSRFASSLSNSMNTVASAMEQMNTSVLEVSTNAGQASSSSEIVKNNANKELAEVRNMVEAIKSVQTIADGLKTGMSELGQKAEDIGKIMNVINDIADQTNLLALNAAIEAARAGDAGRGFAVVADEVRKLAEKTMLAVTEVGDAIKAVQQGTRNNVSGVDVAVEAISKVNGMAEGTGEAISQITLHVNEMAGQIQAIARAVDEQTQASSEITKSISTADQDTSETSAALQEISTALVDLSQQSQVLESLIAKLRDDAKQITSKFK, encoded by the coding sequence ATGAGTATCAAGCTGAAAGTTTTGCTTCTTTCGATCATGGGACCAGCTCTTCTTGCTATTTTGGTATTTGCATACGCAATGCAAAGTATCTGGAATTCGGAGGAGGAGGCAGTTCTTGATTCAGCGCACGCCATTGTAAGCATGGCCGAATCTGCCCGCCTGGAAATGGCTTTGAAGTTCAATGGAATCATCAAACCCTTGGATGAAATTTCACGCGACAGACTCGTTGATGCTGTACCTATCATTACGGCCATAAAAATGGCGCGGCAAAATGCCGACAAATTGGGGTACAAATTTCGTGTGCCCAAATACTCTCCGCGTAATCCAGAGAACACGCCCAACGAGCTGGAAAGAGCCGCCCTGGATAAAATAAAGTCGCAGGGGCTCGCAGAGCTTGTGGTGCGGCAGCCAAATGCCATCCATTATTTCAAGCCAATAGCCCTGACTGCAGAGTGCATGTACTGCCATGGTGACCCAAAGGGTGCGCCAGATCCCATTGGCGGCATCAAGGAGGGCTGGAAGGAAGGCGAAATCCATGGGGCGTTTGAAATAATCTATTCACTGGATGATGCCGTTAAACGAACCCAGAACGCTGCCGTTGCTATTGGCACAGCAACAATTATCATCCTGATTTTAATTATATGTGCGGTATGGCTCATTATGCGCAGCAGCCTTGTGAATCCTCTTTTGCGGCTTCAGACATTTGCCCGGCAGGTTTCTGAAGGTGAACTGGACACGCGGCCGCTGGGTTCCTTCAAGGCCGAGATGCAAGCTCTGGAACGCTCTTTGACCGCCATGGTAGCGCGCCTGAAAGAAAAGATCCTCTTTTCCGAGCAAAAAACGGCAGAAGCCGAAGAATCTGAGGCTCGGGCGCAGCAACATGCATGCGAGGCCGCCGAAGCGAGAGACGATGCCATTAAATCCAGAGCATCGGGGATGGTAGAAGCTGCCAATATGCTTGAAGGCGTTGTGGGTTCAGTAACTTCAGCATCTCAGGAAATATCTGCGCAAGTTGATCAGTCCAGCCGTTTTGCTTCAAGCCTGTCAAACAGTATGAATACTGTTGCGTCAGCCATGGAACAAATGAACACATCTGTTCTGGAGGTTTCAACCAATGCCGGACAGGCTTCTTCTTCGTCAGAAATTGTAAAAAACAATGCCAATAAAGAACTTGCTGAAGTCCGTAATATGGTTGAAGCCATCAAGTCCGTGCAAACCATTGCAGACGGATTGAAAACAGGAATGAGCGAACTGGGGCAAAAGGCCGAAGATATTGGAAAAATAATGAATGTCATTAACGATATCGCGGACCAGACCAACCTGCTTGCCCTTAATGCAGCCATCGAAGCCGCAAGGGCGGGTGATGCCGGCAGAGGCTTTGCCGTTGTTGCGGACGAAGTTCGCAAACTTGCAGAAAAAACCATGTTGGCAGTTACGGAAGTCGGCGATGCCATCAAGGCCGTACAGCAGGGTACCCGCAATAATGTCAGTGGCGTGGATGTGGCGGTTGAAGCCATTTCCAAGGTTAATGGCATGGCCGAGGGAACAGGGGAAGCCATCAGCCAGATAACGCTCCACGTGAATGAAATGGCCGGTCAGATTCAGGCCATTGCACGCGCTGTGGATGAGCAAACTCAGGCCTCTTCTGAAATAACAAAATCCATTTCCACAGCAGATCAGGACACGTCCGAAACATCAGCTGCGCTTCAGGAAATATCAACAGCATTGGTTGATCTTTCACAGCAAAGTCAGGTTCTTGAATCACTTATTGCTAAACTTAGAGATGACGCCAAGCAAATAACATCAAAATTTAAATAA
- a CDS encoding phosphopantetheine-binding protein, translating to MDKLIFEMLKELQPTFEFEDGVNFIESGYLDSFDIVQLVAELELQFKIVVSALDIVPENFCSVQAIRLLVEKSTKRI from the coding sequence ATGGATAAGTTGATTTTTGAAATGCTTAAGGAATTGCAGCCAACGTTTGAGTTTGAAGATGGTGTTAATTTTATTGAGTCTGGGTATTTGGACAGTTTTGACATCGTTCAGTTGGTAGCAGAACTCGAATTGCAGTTTAAGATTGTAGTATCAGCGTTAGACATCGTCCCCGAAAATTTTTGTTCTGTGCAAGCAATTAGGCTGCTAGTAGAAAAAAGCACTAAGCGCATCTGA